The region TGAAGGAGGTCATGAACGTCTAGTGAATGATTATTTTTCGTCAAATCCAGTATATCCAGAAAATTTATTCCGGCGAAGATTTCGTATGGGAAGACATATTTTTCTTCGTATTGTGGATGTTGTCTCAAATTCTGATCCATATTTTCAACAGAGGATTGATGCAGTTGGAAGAAAAGATTTATCACCTTTACAAAAATGCACTGCAGCAATGCGTATGTTGGCTTATGGTGTCTCTGCTGATGCTGTTGATGACTATGTTCGTATTGGAGAGAGTACTGCGGTTGAATGCTTGAAAAAATTCACCGCTGCTGTATGTACAGTATTTGAGGGTGAATACTTACGAAAGTTGAACTCGAATGATGTACAGTACGTGGTCCGGCACGCTTTTGGGACAGAGCAGATCTTGTGAGAATCATGAGAGCATGCATTATCATACATAATATGATTGTTGAAGACGAGAGAGAGACATATGCTACTCAATTTGGTCCACTACCAACCTATGATGATACAACAAATGGGTTACCGGAACCAAATTTAGGGGAAGAATCATTTGTCCCGTACGAAACATATGTCCAAAACAATATGCAGATGCGTGATAGACAGATACATCGTCAGCTAAAAAATGATTTAGTTGAGCATATCTCGCAGTTTCATAATAAtcgttaattttttttaagttgTAACGTTTAAATTTAATGTATTTTTATTTCATGTTCTTAATAATATAATCacttttatttatatttttttcttatttaattaacACATTTAATATCTTAATTACTTTAATttgattattataattttaaatttattatttaatttagaATTTTAAACTAGTACAATcgagttatttttagaaaataaaaaaataagtttAGTGTTCAAGTTAATAAACTAGTGCAATCAGATTAGTGCAATCAGTGTGGGAGTATAGAatattatgaaaataattttaaaaagcGTGCTGAATAGAACCTGCGTTGGAGACATACATGTACTTCTTCTCCCGAGTCACTTTTTCTTACGTGGATTACAAGTTGGGCTCAGCATATTTTAAAACAGGGTGCACTTACGGTTTCCTGTCCTGAATAATATGAACTTACACGAGGATTGCCTTTTAAAACTAAGCTTTAGCAAAGCAGAAGGTCTGACTAATGTATACTTTTATATAAAGGTAAAACTTATTAAGTGAAATGTCAGTTAAACCTCGATAAAATAATAATTGATAAAGCAATAAACttactaaaataatatttttcttcgGTTCCAACATAATGGACATAATGTATTTTTACTcccgataaaataataaactcgcTAAAATAATGTAATACTTTTTTTGGTCCCGACCTATGATACTACTCTTGTTTCATTTGCACATGGTATAATGAATTTAGATAAACATTTAATATTTCGTTGGATAATTTTCTGCTTGTGATGACAGGTTCCGATTTACACTCTTGAAAATAAGGTGGTTGCGTTATCTTTTTATGAGGATGGTTATTTGCCTGATTTCTTTACAAGAAAGCTTAAGATGTATTCTGAAGAATCCAAAAAGAAAGATGAAAATTTTGAGGTTGTCCTACTTTACCTCTATAACATACATCTAACTATGTTTTAGAAACTTTTTTtggagagaaaaaaaaaagaaatgtAAAGTATACATTTCTTCAACTTGTTCCGAACAACCTTTATGAAAGAAACGAAAAGAAAACTGCAAATTTGGGAAgaagttttctttatttttatcTCCAAAATCTTCTTTCCACTTTTGGaaagattatgagagaaaggaaaattgattattttctattcttttcttttctatcCTAGATTTGGGAATACGGCGTAAATTCTACAAATGAAGAAACATTCTGTAAAACTTTTAATACTGTGTCTTGGTTGGCTCTCCCATATAAAGACCCGACTCTTAGACCTTCTCCAATACAGGCCCAAGTGCTGCATTGAATAATGTGTAAAGGATCCGGGTAGTAAAATAAGCATTGGAGCAAAACAGTGGCTAGGCTAGAGCCCAACTCGGTGGCCACAGCCAACTGCAGAACTTACTGTATATTTTCTTGTTTTTAGCTTGACGTGGCAAGTGAATCAATTTATTAACCTGCACACTTCTACTTCATGTTGCTGTCTGTTCCACTGCCTGCTGCTTTTTCTGTAAATTCTAACGTAAATATTAACGTTAACATGAACGTTATTTAATATGTAatgttttttattatttttttcattttcttgtAATGTGTTTTTGTTATGTAGTTCAATTTGATTATGAGTTTTTtcaattatataatattaattcTGAAACTGTTTTTTCTCATAATCAAGTTTTTATTTATACGAATATAATACTAAATGAAATACGATTAGCAGCACTTGGTTTTGGCCCCCGTTGGAGCATCTGGCCAGTTTTTAAGTTGAAATGAGTTGATATCCATGTGGCTTGTTTATGGACCCCAAATCAGTTGACCAAGGACCTGAGGATTGGAGAAGGTCTTAGGAAGTTGAGGCGGGTTTGTAGTTATCCCTACGATCAGGAGGATGAAGCTATCTATGATCCTACCCTTTAATTGTTGGGCCGATATCATCGAGCCAGGTTTATCAACATCTTGAGGGGATATGACACAAACCTATTCATGTATGACAAATCTGAAATGGCAGAGGGGAAAAGAGTTTGGGAACTGAAGTTGGAGATGCTATGTAGTCCAGATACCGACTTCAAAAGAAAAGATGGGTCCCAggttaataatttatatttactgGTTGGTAACCGTGCTTTGCACGGGTCCGAATAAAAATAATTGtatcatattattatttatataaactGAAACTCATAATTCGTGTAAAATAcagatctaaatataatatataaaatgttgttaaaatatgtagttaaaaaatcTAACTCTAAAATTTCACCTTATATTTCTAGTTATACATGCACTTAATTACTTATATAAATCTGACATGCTAACTTACTAATAtgattattttaaagtaaactGATGTTTGGATGTTCaacaacaaataaaaattgaaggaaaataaaattaaaagagAGTAGAAGTTAATTTTGTCAGTTGAGTTTtgattacataaaattttaaaaatagttgtataattttttagtGAGTACCAAGATTTGAGATCTAAACATAGTTTCGCTTTTTAGTATAGATAGTTAATAGTTGATAACCCGAAACACGGGCCCAagattaaaaaaattgaattaatatttgtagagaattattcataatttgtGTGAAAaacgaattaaaattaatatattaatattaaatattaaattggtacttgcaaaatatagttatgtggttaaaaggattcgaatcagttatgaaattttccaCTATAATTCTAGTTTTGCATGATTTTACTTGATATaaaaatctaacatattagttttatttttgtgaaacgaattgtatTTCTATCTTACGAACCAAATATATGTTCTTtggataatttaatattaattaatattatttgataattatcttataattagccttttcaatatagtttatttattattacctaattatcgataaaaattaatttacaaattaaaaggAAATAGAtattattaaacttaatttaatattacttaatataatctaaatacatcccataaatttgttattgttaaaatatgttttttaattttaagtaaataaacgttgtgatggacagtaacaaatacgatcgttaaatcaataattttcagtttaaaagTTATTAAATGTTACCAAAGTcatttgatatttttttattattatcgtaggtaacccgcagccgctaccctttaattattattaaaataatattatccaATTTAAAAGTAAACTGACATTAGGATTGAGACTGACTAatagaaaataaagtttacagagaataaaagtcaattcgtgttaatagttAATTTTGcagttagtagtttttcaaaataaaagtaaatatatgttattttacttaatttaacgtaaaTTAATAGATTTtgaatataatttataaataaataaaatttgcaGAGAATATAAGTCAATCCGTGTTAGTAATTTACTTATTAGTttgcaaaaaaaataaaatttagaaataatGGAAGTCGATTTGTGTTTAAAACAAAGTTTATAGAGAATAGAAGTCAATCTATGTCAGGTAAGTATCAAAATTTGATACCTTAGTATCTTGGTACTTCTAGCACCAAATTATACATGGTTCGATCgattattaataaagagtatagataTCTTCAAAACTCCAAGTTCATGTTATCACTTTTCATTTACAAGTTCATTTTCTTTTTCCGAAAGATTTAAAAAATGGAGTATATGCGAATGAAGGGCACTGCCTATGAGTTTGAAGTAATATATTTTCCCAATAGCAAAGATGAGAACGGTAAGCGAGTTGCAGATGTGGCATGGTTGGTATCATGTTAAGTTGAGTTGTTACCCGGATGCTCTGATTTTCTTTCTTTTTATGGTAAAAGCTGCAACCGCTATCAATCTTCTTTTCTTCTTGCCTTTGGCCGAGATGGAAGTCTTGTAAGAAGGACCATGTGTCCTCTGTTCGGGGATATATATTTTCCCTTTTATGCTGATGATGCTGAAGCAGAGGCATTTGATATAAGTTGTAGCGAATTCTGGTGGGGCAAATTCTGCTGGGGCTACTGGGACACCCTTTATGAGGGTTTACTGAGGCACTCAATTAAACAGAAAATCTTTACAGCGGGGGACCTCCTGATGAATGGCCGCCTGATGATTAATTGTACAGCGGGAGACCTCTTGATTTGTGTTTGTTGTTACCAATGGGCGCATTAATTTAACTAGCAATGTTCCCCAGCTACGGACGATTAATTTTAGTTCATTTTCTGTAGTATTTGTTACATTTAGGTTTTTTATAGATGTGCGGacaaaataataaatgaaaatcttTTAAGGACAAATTTTGCATCCATCTCTTTAAAGTGGCCATAGTTCCGAAATCCATTGAAGCATGAGTTCGAGTCAGTTTTCCTGCTTGACAAAATTGAAGTGGATTAGCATATTTGTAAACTCACATCTCCAACACCCGAATTAGAGCAAGTTGTATAATGAGGGATCACATCTATTTTCCAGTCATTCTATTTTATTATAACAAATTAAGGTTGTTAGGTAGAGGAACGTTTTATCTATTTTGTCCGGTAGCCAAATTAATGCTCTCTGTCCTATATAAAGACAAACTGAGGTGATTGTAAAAGGCACAGGCTAAAAATGATAATGCAGATTCATCTTTTCTTACTCAGTATTTTATCTCTTGATTTGCAATGCATATATTTATGAACTTGAATCAATcatcatggtatcagagccttcttTCCTGCCTGTATACAAGATTCTCCTAGTTCTCTGATGATGTCAATCTTTTCTCTCTTAACAAATATCTTTCCTTATCATTAATCTTTCTACACTCTCAGATCTACTTTTCTCTCTCTAGTCTCTATCTTTAAAACTCAAACTTTATTCTTCTTTACACTAGATCTGTGACTACAATGGGAACCCCTGCTAGACTAATCCTATCAAGACATGCTAAACCCACTCTTTCTTCACCCCTTAGACAATGCTACATCTATGCAAGTAGAAAAGCTGCAAGGCTCAGCAGACTATAGATCTTGGAGTCGATCCATGGAAATAAACCTAGCCTCCAAACGCAAATTGAGTTTCGTGAATGGAACCATAACCAAGCCACAAGATGATGACACAAAGGCAGAAATGCGGGAAGTTTGTAACAACATGGTTATTGCCTGGATAACAGGTAATGTTTCTTCAACTATTTGTCAATCTATAATGTTTATGAATAATGCATCTGAAATGtgaaaaattttggaaaaaagaTTTACTTTGACAAATGGGTCGCGCGAATATAAGCTAAGCAAAGATCTTTATGAAGTTCGTCAACATACTGCCTCCATTAATGAATATTACACCACAATGAAAATATTGTGGGAAGAGCTTGACTCGATGAACCTTCCTCCTTCCATTCTTAACCCCACTGATGAAATAATAATCTTCTTGAGTAAAATAGAGGTGCAACAAGAGGAAGCTAGACTTTTTCAATTTTTGAATGGACTAAATGAAGTCTATGGTCCTCAACGTAGTCAGCTACTAATGTCTGCTACCTTGCCAAGTGTTGAGCAAGCTGTCTCTATCCTTCAGCAAGAAGAAGCACAAAGAAATCTGTTGCATTCAGTCACTCCTGATCTCGAATTATCAGCTATGTACAGTAGGAGCACCCAACCTCGCTCTTCTGATAATCAGAGGCCTATACAATGCTCTGCTTGCAATGTCAAAGGCCACACTCGTGAGAGGTGTTGGACCGTAATTGGATACCCTCAATGGCATCCAAAACACAGAGGCAACCTCAATGCACCAAGAGGGCGTATTTTGAATAATACTCCTTTGTCTAAATGGCCTTCAAAATCAGTACACTCCAAGATGGCGGCTAATGCAACAACAACTTCAAACTCAACTAGTCCAGGCCTATTGTTTACACATCAGCAGCTCGAGCAATTAACACAACTAGTGCCTCAATTACAGTTAAGCTCCACAAAGGCCCTAAAATCAGAGGATGATCTGGAGTTCCATTTTTCTGGAATGATATCTTGTCATAACTCAACCAACCTGAATCATGAATGGATTCTGGACTCCGGTGCTTCGGACCACATGACGCCCCATATGACCTTTCTTCAAAATGCAGCTCCAACAAGTAACTCACCTTGTATTAATCTGCCAAATGGGGATACCACTGTAATATCACATACAGGTACTGTCTCTTTACCTAATGGTTTAAACCTTACCGGTGTCTTGCGTGTTCCCAATTTTAAGCACAATTTATTGTCTGTTCAAAGACTAATAAAGGATAATAATTGTCAAGTTCGGTTTTTCTCAAACCATTGTTACATTGTTGATGTTAGCTCTCATAAAGTGGTAGGAGTAGGTATTGCTAGAGAtggtttatattattataatcCACATAAACCATCAGTGCTTAATGTTCACTCTTTTACCCATCATACACAAGAATCAAATAGAAAATCTCAACATGTGTCACTTATTTCCACAACCAGTGCTAATAAAAACCTCTGGCACCATAGACTGGGGCATGCGCCTATTGATAAAGTTAAACAGATCAGTAATCTTCCTAATTTGCCCAAACACTACTCAACTGTGTATCTCACCTGTCCACTTGCTAGGTTCACTAAACTCCCATTTCCCAGTAGTGAATCACATGCTAAAGTAGCATTTGACTTAGTGCATCTAGATATCTGGGGACCCTATAAAGAAAATACAAAAGGAACTTATAGGTATTTCCTTACCTTGGTAGATGATCATACACGTTACACTTGGGTTTATCTATTGTCCAATAAGTCAGACTCCTTGAAGACGTTGAAAGCTTTCTATAACTACGTCAAGACCCATTTTGCTGCTTCTATTAAATCTATACGGTCTGACAATGGAATGGAATTTGTGAATGTGTTGTGTAAGCAATTTTGTGCTGATAAAGGCATTATCCATCAAACAAGCTGCTCCTGTAGGCCACAACAAAATGCAAGAGTTGAAAGAAAGTATCGGTTTATTCTGGAAACAGCTCGTGCTTTGCGATTTCAAGCAAATTTGCCCCTGCACCTATGGGGAGATTGTGTTTTGACTGCTGTGCACCTGATTAACAGGTCACCCACTCCTTTGTTGAGTAATAAATCACCTTATGAGGCTTTGTATGCAGAATCTCCTGATTATGATAATATCCGGGTATTTGGGTGTCTTGCCATTAGTTACAACCCAAATGTTTCTACTGACAAATTTACAGCTCGGGGTATTCCTTGCGTGTTCTTAGGATATCCAGCAACCAAGAAAGGCTATCGACTTCTAAACTTGAGCACAATGGTTGAATTTGTCTCAAGAGATGTCAAATTTCATGAAGAAATATTCCCCTTCTCTCCAAATGCGGGTTTACATTATATGCAGCCTCTCCCAATCAACATGCCGAACCTTGTTCAAACTCAAAATCTGCACATGTTTGATGAGGAATATATTTCTGATGAGTTCTCAAGGCATCCATCCCCTGCAACCAACAATGATTTACAAACCTCACAGCCATCTGTTCACAATGATATACAACATGACATTGTTGTTGTTCGACGATCTACAAGGGCTCATCGACCTCCACAGTGGCAACAAGATTATGTTACTAACTATTCTGCACAACCAGTGGCCAGCATTGCAGATTTGTCAATCAATGCATTTTTTACCTGCTTCCTTGCTACTGTCACCACAACAAAGGATCCCGTTCATTTTAAGGAAGCGGTCCAACAACATCAATGTGTGTCATCTATGAATGATGAATTAGAAGCTCTTGAACGAAATGGCACCTGGACTGTAACTGAACTCCCACAAGGCAAAACAGCAATTGGGTGCAAATGGttatttaaaacaaaatttaacCCGGATGGTAGCATTGAACGACATAAATCTCGTCTTGTCATCTTGGGTTGTAGACAAAAATATGGAGAGGATTACACAGAAACATTCGCGCCTGTTGCCAAAATGACAACAGTGCGAACCATGTTGGCTGTTGCTGCCATAGAAGACTGGTATACTTTCCAGATGGACGTATCCAACGCCTTTCTACATGAAGAGCTTCTCGAAGATGTATACATGAAAATGCCACCTGGATATACCCATCTTGGGTGTAGAATCTCTCTGAATGATGCATACAAAGGTATCTCTAAATCCAACTTAGTTTGCAAGTTACTTAAAGCTCTATACGGCCTTAAACAAGCCCCTCATTTATGGTTTTCAAAACTATCTTTAACCCTTCTCAGCCTTGATTTTAAACAGTCAAAATCTGATTATAGCCTTTTCTTAAAGCAAACACCTACCACTACTCTTGTTGTACTTGT is a window of Apium graveolens cultivar Ventura chromosome 11, ASM990537v1, whole genome shotgun sequence DNA encoding:
- the LOC141696176 gene encoding uncharacterized protein LOC141696176, with protein sequence MNQTPTSQSFAQGFTEEFIEEFYNDAKRNRRLELFNKIYGQSSTTSTPRKSIYRNREGGHERLVNDYFSSNPVYPENLFRRRFRMGRHIFLRIVDVVSNSDPYFQQRIDAVGRKDLSPLQKCTAAMRMLAYGVSADAVDDYVRIGESTAVECLKKFTAAVCTVFEGEYLRKLNSNDVQYVVRHAFGTEQIL